One Oryza sativa Japonica Group chromosome 8, ASM3414082v1 DNA window includes the following coding sequences:
- the LOC4344733 gene encoding protein MET1, chloroplastic, translated as MAATLSSAPAPSKHCSIVRAQHSPPPSILSSSTKTAFHGLSLVDRRWAASVGGGSGRRRRVLQVNARTAGAAKNIEVEVDKPLGLTLGQKTGGGVVITAVDSGGNAARAGLKSGDQVLYTSSFFGDELWPADKLGFTKTAIQAKPDSVYFVVSRGAQVDVKRLPKRPAPPRFGRKLTESQKARATHICLDCGYIYFLPKPFEEQPDEYGCPQCNAPKKRFAKYDAETGRAIGGALPPITVIVSLIIGIAGVGALLVYGLQ; from the exons ATGGCTGCCACACTCTCCTCTGCTCCTGCCCCCTCCAAGCACTGCTCCATTGTCAGAGCCCAGcactcccctcccccttccaTCCTCTCATCATCAACT AAGACGGCCTTCCATGGGCTGTCACTGGTGGACAGGCGGTGGGCGGCCtctgtcggcggcggcagcgggcggcggcggagggtgcTTCAGGTGAACGCGAGGACGGCCGGCGCGGCGAAGAACATCGAGGTGGAGGTCGACAAGCCGCTCGGCCTCACCCTCGGCCAgaagaccggcggcggcgtcgtcatCACC GCTGTGGATTCTGGAGGGAACGCGGCAAGAGCAGGCCTGAAATCAGGTGACCAGGTGCTCTACACAAGTAGCTTCTTTGGAGATGAACTATGGCCTGCAGATAAGCTGGGGTTCACCAAGACAGCCATCCAGGCAAAGCCAGACTCTGTCTACTTTGTGGTTAGCAG GGGTGCACAAGTTGATGTGAAGCGACTTCCGAAAAGGCCGGCGCCTCCGAGATTTGGCCGGAAATTGACGGAATCACAAAAG GCTAGAGCAACACACATTTGCCTTGATTGTGGATACATATACTTCCTTCCCAAGCCTTTCGAAGAACAG CCTGATGAATATGGCTGCCCACAATGCAACGCACCAAAGAAGCGGTTCGCGAAATATGATGCAGAAACCGGGAGGGCGATTGGTGGTGCGCTACCACCTATTACAGTGATCGTCAGTTTGATAATCGGCATTGCCGGAGTAGGGGCTTTGCTTGTATATGGCCTTCAATAG
- the LOC4344734 gene encoding uncharacterized protein, translated as MSYYRGTSPAWGLGRRGGGGGPSPVVPLLIVVALVWVNYNETLTEWYDKAANLPGTVADNAVTLVAAGGLLLLAAVLLSRRSEVVVVPVAIVLSVMLLQNIMAFLVLLLVVAYFAGIYYYPADAAKYGVTAGGEWCGGGGFWSGLGFYMLLLLCLVLCAMFADEGVRWWIPGTLLAASLLCLNLFSGGQVLGYGHL; from the coding sequence ATGAGCTACTACCGGGGTACCTCGCCGGCGTGGGGGctgggccgccgcggcggcggtggtgggccgTCTCCGGTGGTGCCACTCCTCATCGTGGTGGCCCTGGTCTGGGTCAACTACAACGAGACCCTGACGGAGTGGTACGACAAGGCGGCGAACCTGCCGGGGACGGTGGCCGACAATGCCGTCAccctggtcgccgccggcgggctcctgctgctcgccgccgtgctcctcaGCCGCCGGAGCGAGGTGGTGGTCGTGCCGGTGGCGATCGTGCTATCCGTGATGCTGCTGCAGAACATCATGGCGTTCTTGGTCCTGCTGCTGGTGGTCGCCTACTTCGCCGGAATATACTACTACCCGGCGGACGCCGCCAAGTACGgcgtcaccgccggcggcgagtggtgcggcggcggcggattctgGTCCGGGCTGGGGTTCtacatgctgctgctgctgtgcctgGTGCTGTGCGCCATGTTCGCCGACGAGGGTGTCAGGTGGTGGATTCCAGGGACGCTGCTGGCTGCTTCCCTGCTCTGCCTCAACCTCTTCTCAGGTGGTCAGGTCTTAGGCTATGGACATCTCTGA
- the LOC4344735 gene encoding acyl-CoA-binding domain-containing protein 1-like — translation MGLQEDFEQYAEKAKTLPESTSNENKLILYGLYKQATVGDVNTARPGIFAQRDRAKWDAWKAVEGKSKEEAMSDYITKVKQLLEEAAAAAS, via the exons ATGGGTCTGCAG GAGGATTTTGAGCAGTACGCCGAGAAGGCGAAGACCTTGCCGGAGAGCACTAGCAACGAGAACAAGCTTATCCTCTATGGACTCTACAAGCAGGCCACCGTTGGAGATGTCAATACTG CTCGTCCTGGCATATTCGCCCAGAGGGACAGGGCGAAATGGGATGCATGGAAAGCTGTTGAAG GCAAATCGAAGGAGGAAGCAATGAGCGACTACATCACCAAGGTGAAGCAGCTCCTGGAggaggctgctgctgcagccTCTTAA